One window of Medicago truncatula cultivar Jemalong A17 chromosome 2, MtrunA17r5.0-ANR, whole genome shotgun sequence genomic DNA carries:
- the LOC11405276 gene encoding late embryogenesis abundant protein D-34, translating into MSQEKPRRPEQEPIKYGDIFNVSGDLSSQPIAPRDAATMQSAEDRTLDHARKDGPASLMTSAAQKNEDAGFIDNNTATNIARNEGVAVSEINNGGKRVITETLGGQVLGKYEEDADGAKGTKDANSKHAGLRAV; encoded by the exons ATGAGTCAAGAGAAGCCACGAAGACCTGAGCAAGAACCAATAAAATACGGTGATATATTCAACGTGTCTGGTGATTTATCATCACAGCCTATTGCACCAAGAGATGCTGCAACCATGCAATCAGCAGAAGATAGAACATTGGACCATGCTCGAAAAGATGGGCCTGCTTCACTCATGACTTCTGCTGCTCAAAAGAATGAGGATGCTGGTTTCATTGATAATAACACTGCAACAAATATAGCAAGAAATGAAGGTGTTGCTGTTTCAGAAATTAATAATGGAGGCAAACGTGTTATCACAGAGACCCTTGGTGGACAG GTCCTGGGGAAGTACGAGGAAGATGCAGATGGGGCAAAAGGGACTAAGGATGCAAATTCCAAGCATGCAGGACTAAGGGCTGTCTAA